Proteins co-encoded in one Gouania willdenowi chromosome 1, fGouWil2.1, whole genome shotgun sequence genomic window:
- the tmem132a gene encoding transmembrane protein 132C: MITKVLILLWNQALMEIIEKDKEHSLPLSLPVHMSALPPSWSFLPLTQAELGPLFSNSSPFSFSQSIFILPGPHEVLKPSVQASFGPHVVTKLIPQTLLPSSSLLSASLLSEGVEVEEDDEGQQIFRVQVLFHQHSDIINRHTCISLHAFQETEEHRGWCVPQPPLGLCVVSLILPTTWFQQNSNVLHMDSQPHRHLHRKGWHRHDNNINHQRYHSDVDGNVPKASTLQRSIKSGQIQLYYSSYNTEADQKTTAAECVQGGVASSQKQLLYLRAVMVQQNRRSQEKEVCLREQEGEELWLDSNVLIRYHRGPVLIGQPIRVSVSLRSNLTAQLAVIRMKLKKGLVSMVAQRTLSSKLWSVTLEKNQGSKYEGTSIYFHRYSSQTPLHHSSPLQQIVCLSVQGVRRSFDVAMTVSADWWVEYPGPRNSQSRHGTAVSFFSFADRRIFGISAITETNTIINTAILSSQPVSLPVIVLAVGLHEKMADVTSAVTCHSTNDNTIKVSRNCSLLFVDGSESGLGSTCAQVLFQLGALRASISLKVWVPSLPLRLSLSDPVLNTIQGWHKSTDHGCEPVYQRSLVQVLTQFTARDKQSRTIHLLGSSDWFVDVTQLVHDWLRVEDPQIASLNPQNILIGLRPGKTSVHVVSEQWDGFLGRCDLTVTSDPVSLGDLSVQVVSGLGVSITANPAHSSIITSTVMAYNVLYNHHQEASISVWLQFNDDTASLLSTFTDLPFFLHLSSLAETVVLVTPSPKQRILAQGDGGGPLLRAELLVSTCDDQKISSNAINSPGHPTVLARGSGWVRVYLDLDFLGKDEEEEEEEFDFDISDMLIEGDSDIYTSKDENQSVSLARAYNERIKGRWTEVVNKDMVRRNTLERAALMPSLMEDTLYFSSTVEDRSEEEETQGRQELEIIISAVLALFGLFCVLFLANCLPSALRGKNRTRMERNREGEQEEEMGEETNVEEEEKVHDEDQKNLRTKTEEELPQVEIIC, encoded by the exons CTCATCCCTCAGACCCTCCTTCCTTCGTCCTCCCTCCTTTCAGCCTCCCTTCTCTCTGAGGGTGTGGAGGtagaggaggatgatgaaggtCAGCAGATCTTCAGGGTTCAGGTCTTGTTCCATCAGCATAGTGACATCATAAACCGGCACACCTGTATCTCTCTGCACGCGTTCCAGGAAACGGAGGAGCACAGAGGCTGGTGTGTCCCACAG CCTCCTCTAGGCCTGTGTGTGGTCAGTCTGATCCTTCCCACCACATGGTTCCAACAGAATTCTAACGTCCTCCACATGGACTCACAGCCTCATCGTCACCTTCACAGGAAAGGATGGCATCGCCATGACAACAACATCAACCACCAAAG GTACCATTCAGATGTAGACGGGAATGTTCCAAAGGCCTCCACGCTCCAGCGGAGCATCAAGAGCGGTCAGATCCAGCTTTACTACTCCTCCTACAACACTGAGGCCGACCAGAAGACAACAGCAGCAGA GTGTGTCCAGGGGGGCGTGGCTTCATCCCAGAAGCAGCTCCTCTACCTGCGAGCGGTGATGGTGCAACAGAATAGGAGGAGTCAGGAAAAGGAAGTCTGTCTGAGGGAACAGGAAGGGGAGGAGCTTTGGCTGGACTCCAACGTTCTGATTCGCTATCACAGAGGGCCGGTCCTAATtggtcagccaatcagagtgtCTGTGAGTCTCAGATCAAATCTCACGGCTCAGCTTGCTGTCATCAG gatgaAGTTGAAGAAAGGTTTGGTGTCAATGGTCGCTCAGAGAACCTTGAGCTCCAAGCTGTGGTCAGTGACCCTGGAGAAGAACCAAGGGTCCAAATATGAGGGGACGTCCATTTACTTCCACAGATACAGCTCACAGACGCCATTGCACCA TTCGTCTCCGCTGCAGCAGATCGTGTGTCTCTCCGTGCAGGGCGTGCGGCGAAGCTTTGACGTGGCTATGACGGTATCTGCTGATTGGTGGGTGGAGTACCCTGGGCCCAGGAATAGTCAATCACGGCATGGAACAGCCGTCAGCTTCTTCTCATTTGCCGATCGACGCATCTTTGGCATCTCCGCCATCACAGAG ACCAACACCATCATCAACACAGCCATACTGAGCAGCCAACCCGTGTCTCTGCCCGTCATCGTACTGGCAGTCGGCCTCCATGAGAAGATGGCAGATGTTACCTCAGCCGTCACATGTCACTCCACCAACGACAACACCATCAAG GTTTCCAGGAACTGCTCGCTGCTCTTCGTGGATGGCAGTGAGTCCGGTCTGGGTAGTACCTGCGCTCAGGTTCTGTTCCAGCTTGGAGCTCTGAGAGCGTCCATCAGTCTGAAGGTGTGGGTTCCATCCCTGCCTCTGAGACTGTCCCTGTCCGACCCTGTTCTCAACACCATCCAGGGCTGGCACAAGTCCACAGACCACGG GTGTGAGCCGGTCTACCAACGTTCTTTGGTTCAGGTTCTTACTCAGTTCACAGCTCGAGACAAACAGAGCAGAACTATTCATCTCCTGGGCTCCTCTGATTGGTTCGTGGATGTAACACAGCTGGTCCATGATTGGCTGAGGGTTGAAGACCCACAAATAGCTTCACTAAACCCTCAGAACATCCTGATTGGTTTACGGCCAGGAAAGACGTCTGTGCAC GTGGTCTCTGAGCAGTGGGATGGTTTCCTGGGTCGATGTGACCTCACCGTGACCTCTGACCCCGTCAGCCTGGGTGACCTTTCAGTGCAGGTGGTCAGTGGACTGGGCGTGTCCATCACTGCTAACCCCGCCCACTCCTCCATCATCACATCGACAGTGATGGCCTATAACGTCTTATATAACCATCACCAG GAAGCATCCATCAGTGTTTGGCTCCAGTTCAACGATGACACGGCATCTCTTCTCTCCACTTTCACCGACCTCCCTTTCTTCCTGCATCTCTCTTCATTGGCTGAGACAGTTGTCTTGGTGACGCCCAGTCCCAAACAACGTATCTTAGCCCAGGGTGATGGAGGCGGACCTTTACTGAGAGCTGAGCTCCTGGTTTCTACCTGTGATGACCAGAAGATCTCCTCCAATGCTATTAACAGCCCA GGTCACCCCACAGTTCTGGCCAGAGGCTCTGGGTGGGTGAGGGTCTACCTCGATCTAGACTTTCTGGGAaaagacgaggaggaggaggaggaggagtttgacTTTGATATTTCAGACATGCTGATTGAAGGAGACAGTGACATTTACACATCAAAGGATGAAAACCAGAGCGTGAGCCTGGCTAGGGCCTACAATGAAAGGATTAAAGGCAGGTGGACGGAGGTGGTCAACAAGGACATGGTCAGGAGGAACACTCTGGAACGAGCCGCGCTGATGCCAAGCCTGATGGAGGACACACTTTACTTCTCGTCTACCGTGGAGGACAggagtgaggaagaggagacaCAAGGAAGACAAGAGCTGGAGATCATCATCAGCGCCGTCCTGGCTCTGTTCGGCCTCTTCTGTGTCCTGTTCCTGGCCAACTGTCTGCCCAGTGCTTTAAGAGGTAAGAACAGGACCAGGATGGAGAGAAACAGGGAGGGAGAGCAGGAGGAAGAGATGGGAGAAGAAACCAAtgtggaggaagaagaaaaggTCCACGATGAAGATCAGAAGAACCTAAGAACCAAAACTGAGGAGGAACTTCCACAAGTAGAGATCATTTGTtaa